The Symphalangus syndactylus isolate Jambi chromosome 23, NHGRI_mSymSyn1-v2.1_pri, whole genome shotgun sequence genome has a window encoding:
- the MDFI gene encoding myoD family inhibitor isoform X1, giving the protein MYQVSGQGPSGCDAPHGAPSAAPGPAQTLSLLPGLEVVTGSTYPAEAAPEEGSLEEAATPMPQGNGPGIPQALDSTDLDVPTEAVTCQPQGNPLGCTPLLPNGSGHPSELGGTRRAGNGALGGPKAHRKLQTHPSLASQGSKKSKSSSKSTASQIPLQAQEDCCVHCILSCLFCEFLTLCNIVLDCATCGSCSSEDSCLCCCCCGSGECADCDLPCDLDCGILDACCESADCLEICMECCGLCFSS; this is encoded by the exons ATGTACCAGGTGAGCGGCCAGGGCCCCTCTGGCTGCGACGCGCCCCATGGAGCCCCCAGCGCAGCCCCGGGCCCAG CCCAGACCCTATCCCTCCTTCCTGGGCTGGAGGTAGTAACAGGATCCACTTACCCTGCGGAGGCAGCACCAGAGgagggctccctggaggaggCGGCAACCCCCATGCCCCAAGGCAATGGCCCTGGCATCCCCCAGGCCCTGGACAGCACTGACCTCGACGTCCCCACAGAAGCTGTGACAT GCCAGCCTCAGGGGAACCCCTTGGGCTGCACCCCACTTCTGCCGAATGGCTCTGGCCACCCCTCAGAGCTGGGTGGCACCAGACGGGCGGGGAATGGTGCCCTCGGTGGCCCCAAGGCCCACCGGAAGTTGCAGACACACCCATCTCTTGCCAGCCAGGGCAGCAAGAAGAGTAAGAGCAGCAGCAAATCCACCGCCTCCCAGATCCCCCTCCAGGCACAGGAAG ACTGCTGTGTCCACTGCATCCTGTCCTGCCTGTTCTGCGAGTTCCTGACGCTGTGCAACATCGTCCTGGACTGCGCCACCTGTGGCTCCTGCAGCTCAGAGGACTCgtgcctctgctgctgctgctgcggctCCGGCGAGTGTGCTGACTGCGACCTGCCCTGCGACCTGGACTGTGGCATCCTGGATGCCTGCTGCGAGTCCGCGGACTGCCTGGAGATCTGCATGGAGTGCTGTGGGCTCTGCTTCTCCTCCTGA
- the MDFI gene encoding myoD family inhibitor isoform X2, which produces MYQVSGQGPSGCDAPHGAPSAAPGPGQPQGNPLGCTPLLPNGSGHPSELGGTRRAGNGALGGPKAHRKLQTHPSLASQGSKKSKSSSKSTASQIPLQAQEDCCVHCILSCLFCEFLTLCNIVLDCATCGSCSSEDSCLCCCCCGSGECADCDLPCDLDCGILDACCESADCLEICMECCGLCFSS; this is translated from the exons ATGTACCAGGTGAGCGGCCAGGGCCCCTCTGGCTGCGACGCGCCCCATGGAGCCCCCAGCGCAGCCCCGGGCCCAG GCCAGCCTCAGGGGAACCCCTTGGGCTGCACCCCACTTCTGCCGAATGGCTCTGGCCACCCCTCAGAGCTGGGTGGCACCAGACGGGCGGGGAATGGTGCCCTCGGTGGCCCCAAGGCCCACCGGAAGTTGCAGACACACCCATCTCTTGCCAGCCAGGGCAGCAAGAAGAGTAAGAGCAGCAGCAAATCCACCGCCTCCCAGATCCCCCTCCAGGCACAGGAAG ACTGCTGTGTCCACTGCATCCTGTCCTGCCTGTTCTGCGAGTTCCTGACGCTGTGCAACATCGTCCTGGACTGCGCCACCTGTGGCTCCTGCAGCTCAGAGGACTCgtgcctctgctgctgctgctgcggctCCGGCGAGTGTGCTGACTGCGACCTGCCCTGCGACCTGGACTGTGGCATCCTGGATGCCTGCTGCGAGTCCGCGGACTGCCTGGAGATCTGCATGGAGTGCTGTGGGCTCTGCTTCTCCTCCTGA